In Oligoflexia bacterium, the following are encoded in one genomic region:
- a CDS encoding SCO family protein — protein sequence MLRFFLILIFSLSNYFASCSLLFAQEIKDSVTELENVQIQEKLGQSIDLNLAFVDQDGQKVLLKDVFSKDKPTILSLVYYECPMLCTLVLNGITEVLGKLKFKPGKDFDLVSVSIDADETPDLAKTKQTLYLQEAEIKNAQAWPFLVGSETNIKALADSVGFNFEYDKSIDEFAHPAVFFIISPSGKVSRYFYGVQHKPANLQLALTEASEGKVGSAFDKFLLYCYRYDPDSKGYVLMAWRVMRISALISVIAIALLLLGLKRREKI from the coding sequence ATGCTACGATTTTTTTTAATTTTAATATTTTCTCTGAGTAATTATTTTGCATCATGTTCTTTACTATTTGCGCAAGAGATCAAAGATTCAGTTACTGAATTAGAAAACGTTCAAATTCAAGAAAAGTTGGGGCAAAGCATTGATCTCAACTTAGCTTTTGTTGATCAGGATGGTCAAAAAGTTCTGCTTAAAGATGTTTTTTCAAAAGATAAGCCAACCATTCTTTCTTTGGTTTATTATGAATGCCCAATGCTGTGTACGCTTGTTCTCAATGGTATTACCGAAGTACTTGGAAAGTTAAAATTTAAACCTGGAAAAGATTTTGATCTAGTCAGTGTTAGTATTGATGCAGATGAGACACCTGATCTTGCAAAAACCAAGCAGACACTTTATTTGCAAGAAGCTGAAATTAAAAATGCCCAAGCATGGCCATTTTTAGTAGGGAGTGAGACCAATATTAAGGCTCTAGCGGATTCCGTAGGCTTTAATTTTGAATATGATAAATCCATTGATGAGTTTGCCCATCCCGCTGTGTTTTTTATTATCAGTCCGTCAGGTAAGGTTTCACGTTATTTTTATGGTGTACAACATAAGCCAGCCAATTTGCAGTTGGCTTTGACTGAAGCCAGTGAAGGTAAAGTAGGTTCAGCATTTGATAAGTTTTTACTTTATTGCTATCGCTATGACCCTGATTCTAAGGGCTATGTTTTGATGGCATGGAGAGTGATGCGAATTTCAGCACTAATTTCAGTGATTGCCATTGCATTGTTGTTATTAGGCTTAAAGAGAAGGGAAAAGATTTAA